The following proteins are encoded in a genomic region of Montipora foliosa isolate CH-2021 chromosome 10, ASM3666993v2, whole genome shotgun sequence:
- the LOC137973236 gene encoding contactin-associated protein-like 2 → MKLWPLLLFLSSQLMMMYTMENSALYRNPAGDFSVGDFKRNPFHYLWAEKITSAWVEDQFDCTFRCVSEPECFSFNMAAYPDSEGLYLCELLATDKYRETKKFHSNATFHHYSLWSPCESDPCKNGADCVPEHELNSYSCHCKLGFFGTNCEHRENKSCSEIKLLNPNAPSGSYVIDPDGEGGVATFTVDCDMTDKNNIGVTIVSHDSEDRTLVHGCEPQGCYKRDIHYTGTNLLQLGKLTAISAHCEQFIKYGCHGSMFLLNGHMYGWWVSRDGDNMTYWGGANSIPLYKCACGVTGNCADSGYGCNCDKNDNTWREDSGLLTNKSHLPVMQLRFGDISPPSERGYHTLGKLRCYGISTK, encoded by the exons ATGAAACTCTGGCCATTACTGTTGTTTCTGTCCTCCCAATTAATGATGATGTACACTATGGAAAACAGTGCTCTTTATCGAAATCCGGCAGGCGACTTTTCCGTTGGAGATTTTAAGCGTAATCCCTTCCATTACCTATGGGCAGAGAAAATAACATCGGCCTGGGTGGAAGATCAGTTTGATTGCACTTTCCGTTGTGTTTCTGAACCAGAGTGTTTTTCGTTCAACATGGCGGCGTATCCTGACTCGGAAGGTCTTTATCTGTGTGAGTTGTTGGCCACTGACAAGTACAGAGAAACTAAAAAGTTTCACTCTAATGCTACCTTCCATCATTACAGCCTATGG TCGCCTTGTGAAAGCGATCCTTGCAAGAACGGTGCCGACTGTGTTCCTGAACATGAGTTGAATTCCTATAGCTGTCACTGTAAACTGGGATTCTTTGGAACAAACTGTGAACATCGTG AAAATAAAAGCTGTAGCGAGATTAAGTTGTTGAATCCCAATGCTCCAAGTGGTTCTTACGTCATCGATCCTGATGGAGAAGGAGGCGTGGCAACTTTCACTGTTGACTGTGACATGACTGACAAGAATAACATTGGCGTGACAATCGTCAGTCACGACAGTGAAGACAGAACGCTGGTGCACGGATGTGAGCCTCAAGGCTGTTACAAGCGTGACATTCACTACACTGGAACAAATCTCCTTCAGCTGGGAAAACTAACCGCCATCTCTGCCCACTGTGAGCAGTTTATCAAGTACGGGTGTCATGGCTCAATGTTCTTACTCAACGGTCACATGTATGGCTGGTGGGTGTCACGTGATGGAGACAATATGACTTACTGGGGAGGAGCGAACTCCATTCCTTTATACAAGTGCGCATGTGGAGTAACTGGCAATTGTGCAGATTCCGGATATGGATGCAACTGTGACAAGAATGACAATACGTGGCGCGAGGACAGCGGTTTGTTGACAAACAAATCTCATCTTCCCGTCATGCAGCTGAGGTTTGGAGATATCAGCCCCCCTAGCGAGCGTGGGTATCACACCCTGGGAAAACTGAGGTGCTATGGAATATCTACCAAATAA